Below is a genomic region from Timaviella obliquedivisa GSE-PSE-MK23-08B.
AAAAAACACGCCTTTCACGTTGATGTCAAACTGGTCATCATAGAACACTTCGTCGATCGCAGCGAGTGGAGCAAACAAGCCAATGCCTGCATTTGCAAACAGAATGTCGAGCGTACCAAATTCTACTTTGACCCGTGCTGCTAATGCGTCCAAGTCCCGGAGGGAGCGAACATCTGCTTGAACCGAAATCACCGCTTCACCGAGTTCATTGACAGCAGTTTGCAGACGTTCCTCGTTCTGTCCAGTAATCATCACTTGTGCCCCTTCCGCGACAAACTGTTTGGCAGTTTCAAACCCGATCCCTGTCGTTCCTCCAGTGATCAGGGCTGTTTTGTTCGTCAAGCGTGCCATAGTTGTACCTCATAAATGATAACAAACTTAGACTGATTGGTCTAAGTTAAGGCAAAAAATTTAACCGGTTTTGAGCAGTGCCAACGTCGCCTCTACGGTGCTATGCAAAAGCGTTTCATCTTCCAAGACCCGACCGATTAAAGCCATTCCCTGGGTTGTACAAAGCAACAGACGGGCAAGGTTGCGGGGGATGATGACTGCACTGATTTCACCTGCTTTTTGAGCACGATCAATGACGACGCAATAAGCATCTTCCAGTCCTTGAAGATGGTGACGCAAAATGGATGCAATCTCCGTCTCCTCTGTATCGAAATCAGCAATATTAGTGCCTAACATACAGCCTTGACTTCTAGGTAATGAATGTCGGTGCTGCAAATTTTGTAGAACTTGCTCTAGGTTTGCTAGGGGCGACCCCGGAGCCGAAAGCTGATTCCGAATGGACTTTACCTCTGTGTGGACATAGTGGTCTAATGCCTTGAGAAAAAGCGATCGCTTGTTGCCAAACGTATCGTAGAGACTCTTTTTGCCAATTCCCATGTGTTCCAGCAGTTCAGAAAGGCTTGCTGCCTCATATCCTCGTGCCCAAAACACATCCATTGCCTTTGAAAGGGCAACTTCAGGATCAAATTGCTTCTCAGGCCCTCTGGTCATGATGGCATAGTAGCATTACCTAAACCGAATGGTCAATGTTTTTTGTAAATGGCATACGACAGACCTTTAAGATGCAATCAGTTGACTGGTGGCGATCGCCGCATAAAGTCGCTGCACCGGAACGTTGCCATTTAATTGGTGAGTTGCAAAAGTTATCTGCGTCTGGTGAACTTGGTCGTTAGACGGCTTTAGTTGCCGATCGCTACCCTCTTTCACTCACCGCTAAAACTACCGTCACTGATCATTACGGGCTGATTGAGATGCTGTTGTAGAAATGATATAAGAACGTTCCCAACTTAGTTGGCAGTAACGTTTTGAACCTTTATTTTTAACGAGACTGAGCCTCTAGCATTACTCCCCGAATGGAATAATCTAGCAAGCGAATAGGATGAATGACAGCGACCCCTTGCAGGTTTCTCGAAGAGATCGCTTTTCCCTTCTTCTCTAAATGCTTCATGATTTGTAGCGAACATCCAGGGTTAGAAGATGCGATTAATGTTGCTCCTGTGTTCAGCAAATTATCTACCTTCTGCTGCCCTAACTCGTCTGCCACTTCGGGTTGCAGCATATTGTAAACGCCAGCGCTTCCGCAACATAATGCTGCATCAATAGGATCTCGTACCGTTACACCGGGAATTTGACGCAAGAGTTGACGCGGTTGAAGACTAATTTTTTGACCATGTAAAAGATGGCAAGCATCTTGATAAACCATAGTTAACGGCTCTGTTTGCAATGGAGAAAGCTTGGCAGTTAAACCTACGTCTGCCAGAAACTCTTGCACATCTCTAACCTTGCTAACAAACGACTTTGCCTTATCTCGGTATTCCGGGTCGTCTTGCAAAATATGATCATATTCTTTTAGCGTATGCCCACAGCCTGCTGCATTAATGATGATGGCATCGACATTTGTGTGTTCAAAACTATCGATCATTTGTCTCGCCAAAGCCTGTGCTTGGTCAGTTTGTCCTTGGTGTTGGGGCAGTGCCGCACAACAGCCTTGGCTTTTAGGAATGACGACCTCGCAACCGTTGGCGCTCAGGACTCTAGCGGTAGCTTCATTAACATCGCTGAAGAATAGCCGCTGGACGCAACCCAAAATCATGCCGACGCGGTAACGCTGTTTGCCCTGTGCCAGCACGACATCAGGTAGGTTGTCTTGAAACGATCGCGCGGTGACAGCAGGCAGCAACGACTCCATTGCAGCAAGACGAGGCGATAAGCGCTGAAGTAATCCGCTAGAGCGAATGAGTTTGGGTAGTCCTAGCCATTGATAAACGGCAAGGGGAACGAGGAAAAGGCGAAGGCGATCGGGATAGGGAAACAGCGAGAAGATGAGTTGACGGAAGAGGCGATCGCCCAGCCCGCGTTCATGATTCCGCTCGATTTGTGGGCGAGTGGCGGCAATGAGTTGGTCGTACTGCACACCAGAGGGGCAAGTGGTGACGCAAGCCAAACACCCCAGGCAAGAGTCAAAATGCTGCACCGATGTGGGCGATAAAGGGGCTTCGCCTTCGTTAATCGCATCCATTAAATAAATGCGTCCCCTGGGGGAGTCCATCTCTGTGCCTAATACCCGATAGCTGGGACAAGTGGAAAGGCAAAAGCCACAGTGAACGCAAGCATCGATGAGCTTAGGGTCGGGGGGATAATTGGGGTCAAACTTGGGGCTAGTTGGATCGGCAGTTTGAGTCATTGTTAAATTCCGCCGACAAACCGACGGGGACTGAGGAGATTTTTGGGGTCGAACTGGGTTTTGATTTTTCGCATCAGTTCCAGGGCATTGCCAGAGTAGCCCCAAACATCTACGGTTTGCTTGAGCGAAATGGGTGCTTCTAAAACGGTGAGAAAACCTCCTTGCGCCTGGCAGAGATCTCGAAGCCTAAGCAGGGCTGGGGCAGTTAGATTGCTGAACCGGAGCATTCCTAAACCGCTACCTGCGTAAATACAGCCTGTGACGGAAGCGATCGCCCTCATCTGCACTAATGTCTCGACTGCTTTCGATGGGAGTACTCCTATTTTGCAGGCAATGGGAAAAGCGGGGGTGTGCGTCTCTATTTGTTCTTGCAATTGCTGCCATAACTGGGCTTCCTCGATGCCTGCCCAGGCTTGCCCTTTTAGCCCTAGCGCTTCACCCACTTGGAGCAGTCGGGCGGCTTGTTGTTCGACGCTGACCTCAATATTTTGGAAGCGGATCAAAAGTCCCATGCTATCTACCCCTATTTGAGCCGGGAGGAGGGCGATCGCAGTTGGTGTTAACGCCGAAGCGAGCAGGATTTTCGTGACTTCAGCGATCGCCCCCGCATCACCCTGTAACATCACTGTCCGGGCTGCGGCTGGCAAAGGATAAACCCGAAAAGTGACCTGATTGATAATGCCCAAGGTGCCATAGGAGCCTGTAAATAACTTCATCAGGTCGTACCCAGCAACGTTCTTGACCACGCGACCGCCAGCTTTAGCGATCGCCCCATCACTGCGCACAAAGGAAAGCCCAATCAGCATATCTCGAATGCCACCATATCGTTGTCGTAGTGCGCCAGTATCGCCTGTTGCCACAATGCCACCGAGGGTTGCAGTCGCAGAGTATGAGGGATCGATCGCCAAAAACTGCCCCCCTTTCGCCAGTTCTAACTGCAAGTCTGCTACCTTCATGCCCGCTTCAGCCGTTACGGTCAAATCGCCCACAGCATGGTCAATCAGCCGATTTAGCCGCGCTGTGCTAACCCCTAGATCGACCTCTCCTAAACCGCCCCAGTGCAGCTTACTACCCTGACCGCAAGGCAAAACTCGCCAGCGGTTCGCATCAGCACAAGCGAGAACTTCCGATAGCTCTTCTAAGGTTTTAGGGTAGGCGATGCATTGAACTAGGGAGTTCGGGGCAAGGGCTGCGATCAGGCACGTGCTCTGCGAGCTACCTGCAAGGAGTCGCTCTTCACCTTTCAAATTTTCCCAGGTCTTTACTCCTGATGATCCAACAATGCTTTCTAACGTTTGGGCAATCCCGCTCACGTCACTCATGCTCCTGATAAACCAGTGCTCTCTGAAATCAACGGCTCAAACGCTGGGGGTGAGAGCGGGTAACAACGTGAGGATTTCGACACCTGTGGGGGTGACGGCGATCGTATGTTCAAACTGCGCTGAGAGCTTGCGATCTTTTGTTAGAGCCGTCCATTGGTCGGGCATTACCTCAACTTCCCAGGTGCCCTCATTAATCATTGGCTCGATAGTAAACACCATGCCAGGTCTAAACTTTTTGCCCTTCCCACGAATGCCATAGTGAGGAATTTGGGGAGCCGTATGGAAAATTCTACTCACTCCGTGTCCCACGAAATCACGCACGACCGAGAAGCCTTGGGATTCTGCATAAGCCTGAATGGCTGCCCCAATGTCGCCGACTCTGCCTCCGGGTTTCACAGCAGCAATGCCACGCATTAAACACTCTTGGGTCACTTCTACGAGCCGTCGCGCTGTTGGTGAAGGGGTTCCAACAAAGAAGGTGCGAGAGACATCGCCATGATATCCCTCAACCAAGGGCGTAACATCAATGTTGATAATGTCGCCATCTCGCAAAATTTCTTTGGCGTTGGGAATGCCGTGACAAACAACCTCGTTAACGCTGGTGCAAATCGATCGCGGGAAAGGATTATCGCTTCCTGCCGGATAACCCAAAGGCGCACTCTTCGCTCCTCGTGCTTGCGTCCAAGCTTCGGCGGCTTGATCTAGGGCTAGGGTACTCACTCCTGGCTTAACCATCGGTTCCAAGTAGTCGAGTAGTTCAGCCGCAACGCGCCCCGCCTGACGCATCTTTTCAATCTCTCGGCTCGACAAAAGGACAATCTGTTCGTTATCCATGAATCTCTAATGTTTCTATCTTTCTATCACTGTTACTCATCTTAGACGGAAATGTTGAATGGCTGCGTTGATTGAGAACGCTAAAGGTTTTACACTATCCTTCTACTACCTCTTCAGGTCAGATTACTTATTTATGACTGCCATATCTTCCTCAACCGTCCCTGTTGCCATGACTATTGCGGGGTCAGATAGCGGCGGTGGGGCAGGCATTCAAGCTGATTTACGAACCTTTGCCTTTCACCAAGTTCATGGTACCTGCGCTCTCACCTGTGTCACGGCTCAAAATACAATGGGCGTGACACGGGTTGATGCATTGCCGCCTGCTGCGGTAGTCGCTCAGATCCTTGCCGTGGTTGAGGACATTGGTATTCAGGCGGCAAAAACTGGAATGCTGCTGAATCAGGAAATTATTGCGGCGGTTGCAAGCCAAATCGAGGCGCTGGAGTTACCTAATATTGTTGTTGATCCGGTGATGGTTTCCCGCACTGGAGCGCAGTTAATTGATGATGAGGCGATCGCCACCCTGCGCGATCGTCTTATCCCCTTCGCCACTGTCCTCACGCCCAACCGCTACGAAGCCCAAATTCTCAGCGGCATTGACATTGATACTTTGGCAGAAATGAAAACTGCTGCCGAAAAAATATTTACCTTGGGGGCAAAAGCCGTTTTGGTCAAAGGCGGCGGCATGGCGAATGAGCTACGGGGATTAGATGTGTGGTTTGATGGCGATCGCCTGGAGATTCTTCAAACCGAGACGGTGGATACCACTGATACCCATGGCACAGGCTGCACTTTAGCAGCCGCGATCGCCGCTAATCTTGCCCTGGGTCATGTTCCTTTCGCCGCTACCCAGGCTGCCAAGATCTACGTCACCCATGCTCTCCGCCATGCCCTCCGAATTGGAAAAGGGCAAGGTCCCGTCGGACATTTCTTCCCGCTCCTCTCTTAAGTCCTTCCAAATCCCCAAAAACCTCCACTAATATGGAGTCAACAATCCTAGTGCTATTTAATGCTGTATCTCAAGAATCTCGTTTACCACCCGCCCGCCACTCCATCAGCAATTCTTAAATCTATCAACCTTGAGTTAGCACCTCAGCAAATGGGCTTAATTGTGGGCCCTAGTGGTTCTGGGAAAAGCACGCTTCTCGAGATTTTGGCAGGCTTGGCGAAGAAAACATCGGGCACAATCTTGTGGCGCGATCAAGAACTCAGTCCTGATCATCTTCAGCAGTTGGGCGGTTTGGTGTTTCAATTTCCTGAACGCCATTTTTGTGGACACACTATCCTGTCAGAGCTCCGGTTAGGACATCCTGAATTGGGGAAGGAACGGATTGATCAGGCGCTGGCTGCGGTTCGCCTGAGTCATCTTGCGCTGGGCACTTCGCCCCGTTCCCTCAGCGGTGGGCAGCAGCGGCGGTTGGCTTTGGCAGTGCAATTAATTCGGCAGCCTTATCTCCTTTTGCTAGATGAACCAACAGCGGGGCTAGATTGGTCGATGCGGCAGCAGTTGATTAGCTTGCTAGGGGAACTAAAAAAGGAGTGGACGTTGCTTATTGTGTCTCACGAGCCAGGAGAATTAATGGCGATCGCCGATCGCTGCTGGACGCTAGAGCATGGAGAGTTAGCTACTGCTGATCCTGCAAGTTTTGTCACCAAGCAACCCGTCGTGCAAGGGTAGTGGGATGATAGGTGGGGCAAAAAGGAGAGTTCATGTCGGATTTATCGCAGCCTGATTTTTTAGAGCCTGATTTACCACAGCCCGATTCAGTACAGCCTGATTTGCCAGCGCTGCATGAGGTTTGGCATCAGACTTTAGGGTGGCAACCGACTGAGGCTCAGCAAAGTCAGTTTCAGAAGCTTTATGAGCAAATTCTAGAGGGGAATCGGCTGCTGAATCTGACCCGAATTACCGAGCCGCAAGAGTTTTGGGAGAAGCATCTGTGGGATTCTTTAGTGGGGATTAAGCCTTGGCTAACAGATATTGCAGAGGCAGAGGTGGCTTCTGAAGATCCTCAAGTTCTCTATAAGGTGATTGATATTGGGACAGGTTGTGGGTTTCCAGGGGTGCCTGTGGCGATCGCTCGTCCTGACTGGTTCGTGACTCTGCTAGATTCCACGCGTAAAAAACTGGTCTTCCTCGATTCATTGTTAGCTTCGCTAGGCATTACGAATGCTCAAACTTGGGTAGAACGCGCCGAGCAGTTAGGCAAAAGTGCTGAGCATCGAGAGCAGTATGATTTGGTACTGATTCGAGCGGTGGCAAGTGCAGTAGTTTGTGCTCAGTATTGTTTGCCGCTGTTAAAGGTGGGCGGTACAGCGGTGCTCTATCGAGGACAGTGGACAGAGGAAGAGGCGATCGCTCTAAAATCTGTCGTTATAAAACTGGGTGGAGAGGTTGAGGCAGTGGAGGCGGTAACGACACCTCTGAGTCAAGGAGTTCGGCACTGTGTTCATCTTAAAAAAGTCTTGACTGTGCAGAAAAAGTTACCGCAGAGGCGAGATATTGAGTAGGGCAATCGCTCTACCTTTTTAGCCAAACCCATGACTTTCCTCAAAGATCTTTCTGCCTCTGCTATTATTGCGGGCTTCGTCACTGTGCTCGTTGGCTTTACAAGCTCTGCGGTCATTGTTTTCCAGGCTGCCCAAACCCTCAACGCCTCACCCACTCAAATTGGTTCCTGGATGTTTGCCCTAGGAATGGGCATGGGGTCAACCTGCATTCTGCTCTCCTGGCGATATCGGGTGCCAGTCGTCACTGCCTGGTCTACGCCAGGTGCCGCCATGCTGATCACAACGGTAGCTGGAGTCTCGATGGAAGAAGCGATCGGGGCGTTTCTAGTCTCAGGGCTACTCATTACCCTTTGTGGCTTCAGCGGCTGGTTTGAGCGCATTATTAACCGGATTCCTCTGGCGATCGCATCAGGAATGCTATCGGGGGTGCTGTTGCGATTTGGTTTAGATGTGTTTGTTGCCATGAAAACGCAGTTTGTGATGACGTTTGCTATGTTTTTGCTGTACCTTGTGGCTCGTCGCTGGATTCCACGCTATGCCGTGATTTCTGCTTTAGGGTTGGGGCTGCTCATTGCTGGCGTTAAAGGACTGCTGCATTTTGAGACAGTCAGCTTGCAATGGGCACAGCCTGTTTTCACTTCGCCCCAATTCTCGGTCAGTGCGCTGGTGGGGGTGGCATTACCTTTATTTGTGGTCACAATGGCATCTCAAAATGTGCCTGGGGTTGCGATAATTCGCGCATCTGGCTACTCAGTGCCCATCTCGCCTCTCATTGGTTGGACAGGCGCAGCCACGATCGCCCTCTCCCCTTTTGGAGCTTTTGCCCTTAGCCTCGCTGCCATTACTGCTGCAATTTGTATGGGCAGAGAAGCCCATGAAGATCCTGGCAAGCGCTATGTGGCGGCGATCGCGGCAGGAGTATTCTATCTGTTGATTGGAGTTTTGGGCGGAACAGTCGGTGCGGTGTTTGCAGCACTGCCCAAAGAATTGGTGTTGGCGATCGCGGGTCTAGCGCTCCTAGGAACCATTGGCAATGGACTCGCCGCCGCCCTCGCTCATGAGAAAGACCGAGAACCCGCCCTTATCACTTTCCTGGTGACGGCATCAGGCGTGACGTTGTTTGGCATTGGAGCCGCGTTTTGGGGATTGATTGCAGGAACACTAGCACTAGGAATATTGCAGCTTAAAAAAGCTAACTCCTCTGGCTGCTAATTTTCCTGACTAAAATCCTGCACCTGTGTTTCCGACAATCCGATGAGATCAGCCACTTGAGATACTGCCATCCCAGTAGCTAACAGATTTCGGGTTACCTGCCGCAATTGTGCTTGTGCTTGGTTTTTATTCGAGTTGCGCCTGTTCTTTTTGACGTTGGGCTTGTTCTTTTTCGAGTTGCGCCTGTTCTTTTTGACGTTGGGCTTGTTCTTTTTCGAGTTGTGCCTGTTCGTTTTGACGTTGCGCTTGTTCTCTTTCCCGTTCTTCTTGTTCTGTGTCAGTCAAGAGCCAGTTACCTTGGCGATCGCACCATCGCAACCAATGACCAGTAACTCCGTCACTAAGCTTTGGCGATCGAGCGTACTAAGCTGGGTTTCTAGTTCCTGGCGCAGAAATTCATCTTTGCAGGAATAGAAGCAAAAGAGGCGAATTTGCATGAATCAGCAGGAGACAAAGAGGCAGAGGCTAACCTTAAAGGATGTCTGAGAAGTATCAAAGATTCTTACACTCGCCCCCCAACCCCCATTTTGGGGCGACTTCCGAGCCACTCCTTCTTCAAAGTCCCCCAAAATGGGGGATTTAGGAGGCGGATTGGATAGCAAGCTAGACTTCTCAGACAACCTCTTAAAACAATTCAATAATCTGAGCGTTCCCCAAACTCAACTCATCGTTTTTTATATCACCTGCTTTTGCTTTTCAACGTACTGCATCAGCCCTTCGCAAGCATCTAACAGCAGATCAATGACATAGTTAAACCCATCAGAACCGCCGTAATACGGATCAGGCACTTCCTGGTCATTGTACGTACCGCAAAAATCGCACATTAGTTTTACCTTGTGCCAGTACTTGCCCTGCGGGTCAAGCGCCAAAATATCCTGGTAATTGGCTTGATCCATTGCCAAAATTAAATCAAACGCCTCAAAGTCACTTTTTTGAAATTGTCTGGCACGTCCCAAAAGCGTAATGCCTCGGCGCATTGCTGCTGCTGCCATGCGGCGATCGGGCGGATTACCAATGTGATAGCTACCTGTTCCGGCAGAGTCGCATTCAATTTGGCTTTGCAGATGATTCTGCTCAACCAAATGGTTCATGATACTTTCGGCAGAAGGCGATCGGCAGATGTTGCCAAGGCAGACGAATAGAAGCTTGTAGGGCGTTTGGGTCATAGTATCTTAAAAGTGCGCTATACTCTCTAAAGGTTTGAGGGCATGTAGCTCAGTGGATAGAGCACCAGGTTCCGGTCCTGGGTGTCGGGGGTTCGAGTCCCTCCATGCTCGTTTTAGCTCTTAATGCCAGCCAAAGACAGAATAGCCTATGTTCTGGAATTATTAAAACCATTGAGGTAGTACTGATCTTTTCGGGGCGATCGCCCATAATTTCCTGCTTTTTCCCTCAAAACGCGTCAAGATTAAGTGACATAGCTCACTCAACCAAGAGAAACTTGTTAAAGAAATATGGGAAAACTGACAGCAGGATAGTCCAATTGCACAGCCACTGGCGGTGCGGGGACTCCTGCCCAGTTCTCCTCTATCGCCTATTGGTCATGCCTAAAATCAACAAAATCAACTTCCCGGTTTGGCAGTATCTAACCCAATCGTTGTTTGATGAACATTGTCCGGCAATCCTGAGTCCTCGCTTGTATTTTCACTTGTATCAAGTTCGTTATTTAGAAAAGTGCTGGAGCCGCCTTCACCGTCCAGAGGAGCGTTTTCAGAACTGAGGATGTTAGCAGTTTTAATCACTATTCGTTATCGCTTATTAAAAGGAAAGGGGCATAGAATTCTATGTCCCTTTATCTTTGCCCCTTTATTTTTGAAAGCTAGGAGTTCTGAACCTTTAGTTAAGCTGCAAACAGTTCTGAGTGACTGATTTAGCCAGCGATCGCAACATGCTTGTTGTCGTTCCAAAATCAACGCAGGCATCTGTAATACTTTGCCCGTAGGTCAACTGGCTGAGGTTTTTGGGAATCGACTGCTTGCCTGCAACCAAGTGACTTTCTACCATGACTCCCATAATTGACTTGGAGCCATTCGTTAATTGTTCAGCAATGTCTTGGAGCACAACAGGTTGGCGATTGTGATCCTTGGCGGCATTATCGTGGCTACAATCTACCATCATGCGAGGATTCACACCCAGCTTAGTTAGCTCATTGACTGCCTTTTGCACATGGTCGGCACCGTAATTAGGGCCTTGCTTGCCGCCTCGTAAAACCAGGTGACAGTCGGGGTTGCCCGTTGTGGTGACAATGCTGGCAAGTCCATCGGTGTTGATGCCTAAGAAGCTATGGGATTGGCTGGCGCTCAGCATGGCGTTGGTAGCGGCGCTGATAGCACCATCGGTGTTATTTTTAAAGCCGATCGGCATAGACAGCCCAGAAGCCATTTCCCGATGGGTTTGGCTTTCGGTCGTCCGAGCGCCGATCGCCGTCCAAGCAATCATATCGGCAAGGTATTGCGCGGTAATCGGGTCGAGCATTTCGGTAGCAGCAGGTAAGCCCAGGTCTGCTAAGCCAATTAGAAGCTGCCGCGCCAGACGTAGACCTGTGTTGATGTCGTAGCTATCGTCTAGGTGAGGATCATTGATTAGCCCTTTCCAGCCTACGGTCGTGCGGGGCTTCTCAAAATAAACTCGCATAACAATTTCGAGATCGTCTTCTAATTCTTTGCGGAGCGCGATCAGCTTTTCGCCATATTCATAGGCAGCGTTAATGTCGTGAACCGAGCAAGGCCCCACAATCACCAACAGGCGATGGTCTTCGTTTTGGAGGATGTTGCGAATGCGATCGCGGGTTTGGGTCACCAGTGCCGCTGCCGTCTCGGTAATGGGGAATTCGCTATGGAGAGTTGCTGGACTAATCAGCGGGCGGGTTTCTACCACATGGAGATCAAAAGTCTTATGCATGATTGGGGTTCAGTCAGTTCATTTCTCGTCGCTCAACCTCAGACATTGTACTCAAAAGTACTGAGGGTTAGTTTTTTTGTTTACTGAGGTTTACCGTCCCAGACGGTTTACCGATTG
It encodes:
- a CDS encoding TetR/AcrR family transcriptional regulator, which codes for MTRGPEKQFDPEVALSKAMDVFWARGYEAASLSELLEHMGIGKKSLYDTFGNKRSLFLKALDHYVHTEVKSIRNQLSAPGSPLANLEQVLQNLQHRHSLPRSQGCMLGTNIADFDTEETEIASILRHHLQGLEDAYCVVIDRAQKAGEISAVIIPRNLARLLLCTTQGMALIGRVLEDETLLHSTVEATLALLKTG
- a CDS encoding 4Fe-4S dicluster domain-containing protein produces the protein MTQTADPTSPKFDPNYPPDPKLIDACVHCGFCLSTCPSYRVLGTEMDSPRGRIYLMDAINEGEAPLSPTSVQHFDSCLGCLACVTTCPSGVQYDQLIAATRPQIERNHERGLGDRLFRQLIFSLFPYPDRLRLFLVPLAVYQWLGLPKLIRSSGLLQRLSPRLAAMESLLPAVTARSFQDNLPDVVLAQGKQRYRVGMILGCVQRLFFSDVNEATARVLSANGCEVVIPKSQGCCAALPQHQGQTDQAQALARQMIDSFEHTNVDAIIINAAGCGHTLKEYDHILQDDPEYRDKAKSFVSKVRDVQEFLADVGLTAKLSPLQTEPLTMVYQDACHLLHGQKISLQPRQLLRQIPGVTVRDPIDAALCCGSAGVYNMLQPEVADELGQQKVDNLLNTGATLIASSNPGCSLQIMKHLEKKGKAISSRNLQGVAVIHPIRLLDYSIRGVMLEAQSR
- a CDS encoding FAD-binding oxidoreductase, yielding MSDVSGIAQTLESIVGSSGVKTWENLKGEERLLAGSSQSTCLIAALAPNSLVQCIAYPKTLEELSEVLACADANRWRVLPCGQGSKLHWGGLGEVDLGVSTARLNRLIDHAVGDLTVTAEAGMKVADLQLELAKGGQFLAIDPSYSATATLGGIVATGDTGALRQRYGGIRDMLIGLSFVRSDGAIAKAGGRVVKNVAGYDLMKLFTGSYGTLGIINQVTFRVYPLPAAARTVMLQGDAGAIAEVTKILLASALTPTAIALLPAQIGVDSMGLLIRFQNIEVSVEQQAARLLQVGEALGLKGQAWAGIEEAQLWQQLQEQIETHTPAFPIACKIGVLPSKAVETLVQMRAIASVTGCIYAGSGLGMLRFSNLTAPALLRLRDLCQAQGGFLTVLEAPISLKQTVDVWGYSGNALELMRKIKTQFDPKNLLSPRRFVGGI
- the map gene encoding type I methionyl aminopeptidase, which encodes MDNEQIVLLSSREIEKMRQAGRVAAELLDYLEPMVKPGVSTLALDQAAEAWTQARGAKSAPLGYPAGSDNPFPRSICTSVNEVVCHGIPNAKEILRDGDIINIDVTPLVEGYHGDVSRTFFVGTPSPTARRLVEVTQECLMRGIAAVKPGGRVGDIGAAIQAYAESQGFSVVRDFVGHGVSRIFHTAPQIPHYGIRGKGKKFRPGMVFTIEPMINEGTWEVEVMPDQWTALTKDRKLSAQFEHTIAVTPTGVEILTLLPALTPSV
- the thiD gene encoding bifunctional hydroxymethylpyrimidine kinase/phosphomethylpyrimidine kinase produces the protein MTAISSSTVPVAMTIAGSDSGGGAGIQADLRTFAFHQVHGTCALTCVTAQNTMGVTRVDALPPAAVVAQILAVVEDIGIQAAKTGMLLNQEIIAAVASQIEALELPNIVVDPVMVSRTGAQLIDDEAIATLRDRLIPFATVLTPNRYEAQILSGIDIDTLAEMKTAAEKIFTLGAKAVLVKGGGMANELRGLDVWFDGDRLEILQTETVDTTDTHGTGCTLAAAIAANLALGHVPFAATQAAKIYVTHALRHALRIGKGQGPVGHFFPLLS
- a CDS encoding energy-coupling factor ABC transporter ATP-binding protein, with the translated sequence MLYLKNLVYHPPATPSAILKSINLELAPQQMGLIVGPSGSGKSTLLEILAGLAKKTSGTILWRDQELSPDHLQQLGGLVFQFPERHFCGHTILSELRLGHPELGKERIDQALAAVRLSHLALGTSPRSLSGGQQRRLALAVQLIRQPYLLLLDEPTAGLDWSMRQQLISLLGELKKEWTLLIVSHEPGELMAIADRCWTLEHGELATADPASFVTKQPVVQG
- the rsmG gene encoding 16S rRNA (guanine(527)-N(7))-methyltransferase RsmG, whose amino-acid sequence is MSDLSQPDFLEPDLPQPDSVQPDLPALHEVWHQTLGWQPTEAQQSQFQKLYEQILEGNRLLNLTRITEPQEFWEKHLWDSLVGIKPWLTDIAEAEVASEDPQVLYKVIDIGTGCGFPGVPVAIARPDWFVTLLDSTRKKLVFLDSLLASLGITNAQTWVERAEQLGKSAEHREQYDLVLIRAVASAVVCAQYCLPLLKVGGTAVLYRGQWTEEEAIALKSVVIKLGGEVEAVEAVTTPLSQGVRHCVHLKKVLTVQKKLPQRRDIE
- a CDS encoding benzoate/H(+) symporter BenE family transporter, giving the protein MTFLKDLSASAIIAGFVTVLVGFTSSAVIVFQAAQTLNASPTQIGSWMFALGMGMGSTCILLSWRYRVPVVTAWSTPGAAMLITTVAGVSMEEAIGAFLVSGLLITLCGFSGWFERIINRIPLAIASGMLSGVLLRFGLDVFVAMKTQFVMTFAMFLLYLVARRWIPRYAVISALGLGLLIAGVKGLLHFETVSLQWAQPVFTSPQFSVSALVGVALPLFVVTMASQNVPGVAIIRASGYSVPISPLIGWTGAATIALSPFGAFALSLAAITAAICMGREAHEDPGKRYVAAIAAGVFYLLIGVLGGTVGAVFAALPKELVLAIAGLALLGTIGNGLAAALAHEKDREPALITFLVTASGVTLFGIGAAFWGLIAGTLALGILQLKKANSSGC
- a CDS encoding low molecular weight phosphotyrosine protein phosphatase, with amino-acid sequence MTQTPYKLLFVCLGNICRSPSAESIMNHLVEQNHLQSQIECDSAGTGSYHIGNPPDRRMAAAAMRRGITLLGRARQFQKSDFEAFDLILAMDQANYQDILALDPQGKYWHKVKLMCDFCGTYNDQEVPDPYYGGSDGFNYVIDLLLDACEGLMQYVEKQKQVI
- a CDS encoding 3-deoxy-7-phosphoheptulonate synthase, whose product is MMHKTFDLHVVETRPLISPATLHSEFPITETAAALVTQTRDRIRNILQNEDHRLLVIVGPCSVHDINAAYEYGEKLIALRKELEDDLEIVMRVYFEKPRTTVGWKGLINDPHLDDSYDINTGLRLARQLLIGLADLGLPAATEMLDPITAQYLADMIAWTAIGARTTESQTHREMASGLSMPIGFKNNTDGAISAATNAMLSASQSHSFLGINTDGLASIVTTTGNPDCHLVLRGGKQGPNYGADHVQKAVNELTKLGVNPRMMVDCSHDNAAKDHNRQPVVLQDIAEQLTNGSKSIMGVMVESHLVAGKQSIPKNLSQLTYGQSITDACVDFGTTTSMLRSLAKSVTQNCLQLN